In the Leclercia sp. AS011 genome, GCTCGCGCACTTCGATACCCAGATCCTGCGCCAGCTTGATGATGGCGTCACGGGTGATGCCCGGCAGGGCTGAAGAGGTAAATGGCGGGGTGAACAGAATGCCATCTTTCACTTCGAACAGGTTCTCGCCTGCGCCTTCCGAGATGTAGCCATTCACATCCAGGGCGATACCTTCCTGATAGCCATGGCGACGCGCTTCGCTGCCAACCAGCAGGGAGGAGAGGTAATTACCGCCCGCTTTGGCTGCGGTCGGGATAGTGTTTGGTGCTACACGGTTCCAGGAGGAAACCATCGCGTCGATCCCCTGCTCCAGCGCTTCTGCGCCGAGATAGGCTCCCCACGGGAACGCGGCGATGATCACATCGGTGGTGTAACCGGCTGGCGGGTTAACGCCCATGCCAACATCGCCCACGAATACCAGAGGACGGATATAGGCGCTGGTCAGGTTGTTTTTGCGCAGTACAGCGCGGCAAGCTTCCATCAGCTCGTCAACGCTCTGGGACACCGGGAAACGATAAATTTTGGCTGAATCACGCAGACGCTGCATGTGTTCGCGATGGCGGAACACCACCGGGCCTTTGTGTGAGTCGTAGCAACGGATGCCTTCAAAAACAGACGTACCGTAGTGAAGCGCGTGGGACATCACGTGGACTTTAGCGTCCTCCCAGCGAATCATCTCACCATTGGACCAAATGAAATCAGCTTTTTTCGTCGTCATTTTTCTTCCTATTGCGCTCAGGCGCGAATTTGTTGTGTTTGTGATGTAGCGGCACGCTGCTGGATATCGACCCGGGCGACGTCGACCAGTTTGCTCAACTGGCTAAACAGTAATTCGACGGGCCGCTGA is a window encoding:
- the ilvE gene encoding branched-chain-amino-acid transaminase, producing the protein MTTKKADFIWSNGEMIRWEDAKVHVMSHALHYGTSVFEGIRCYDSHKGPVVFRHREHMQRLRDSAKIYRFPVSQSVDELMEACRAVLRKNNLTSAYIRPLVFVGDVGMGVNPPAGYTTDVIIAAFPWGAYLGAEALEQGIDAMVSSWNRVAPNTIPTAAKAGGNYLSSLLVGSEARRHGYQEGIALDVNGYISEGAGENLFEVKDGILFTPPFTSSALPGITRDAIIKLAQDLGIEVREQVLSRESLYLADEVFMSGTAAEITPVRSVDGIQVGEGRRGPVTKRIQEAFFGLFTGETEDKWGWLDQVNQ